Proteins encoded by one window of Porphyrobacter sp. YT40:
- a CDS encoding Spx/MgsR family RNA polymerase-binding regulatory protein translates to MIHLYGIPNCDTVKKARLWLDQNGREYTFHDYKKQGADPERIAGWIAAAGLDVVVNRKGTTYRALSDADKARAADAATAPALLAANPSVIKRPIVEHDGGLLVGFKPEEWAAALG, encoded by the coding sequence GTGATCCACCTCTACGGCATCCCCAACTGCGACACGGTCAAGAAAGCTCGGCTCTGGCTCGACCAGAACGGGCGCGAATACACCTTCCACGACTACAAGAAGCAAGGCGCCGATCCGGAGCGCATTGCCGGGTGGATCGCCGCCGCCGGACTGGACGTGGTGGTGAACCGCAAGGGCACGACCTACCGCGCGCTCTCCGACGCGGACAAGGCGCGCGCCGCCGATGCGGCAACCGCCCCTGCCCTCCTTGCTGCCAACCCTTCGGTGATCAAGCGGCCCATTGTCGAGCACGATGGCGGCCTGCTGGTCGGCTTCAAGCCCGAGGAATGGGCCGCCGCGCTCGGCTGA
- a CDS encoding DUF1244 domain-containing protein produces MNSNADPLDHLDDAQAAAAFRRLVRHLRHRHDAQNIDLMGLAGFCRNCLADWIRDAGYEGDKEAAREVIHGMPSAEWKATRQTPATEEQLARMQASVAKNAQE; encoded by the coding sequence ATGAATAGCAATGCCGATCCGCTCGACCACCTCGACGACGCCCAGGCCGCCGCCGCCTTCCGCCGGCTGGTGCGCCACCTGCGCCACCGTCATGACGCGCAGAACATCGACCTGATGGGGCTGGCGGGCTTCTGCCGCAACTGCCTTGCCGACTGGATCCGCGATGCAGGCTACGAAGGCGACAAGGAGGCCGCGCGCGAGGTCATCCACGGAATGCCCAGCGCCGAGTGGAAGGCCACCCGCCAGACCCCCGCGACCGAGGAGCAACTCGCGCGGATGCAGGCCAGCGTGGCGAAGAACGCACAGGAATAA
- the pyk gene encoding pyruvate kinase produces MSRRDQSRIDPRGRKVKILATIGPASRSPEMLEKLVRAGADAFRLNMSHGSHADHEPVVAAIRALEKQFARPIAILADLQGPKLRVGTFAEGQAVIRHSGHFVLDRDETPGDHNRVCLPHPELFGIMERGQRLLINDGKIRLKVLEADDSRILCSAEVGGVISDRKGVNVPDAEVPIPALTEKDRRDLAFATEHGADWIALSFVQRPEDIAEARKLIGQHGTAICAKIEKPKAVDRLDSIIELADGIMVARGDLGVELEPYEVPPLQKKIVNMARRAGKPVIVATQMLESMIEAPTPTRAEVSDVANAVYDGADAVMLSAESAAGAWPEESVAMMDRIAVQVERDEGYKARVRMLDTPPDATTSDALAHACMTIADTVPISAITVFTSSGSTARRVARERPATPVLVLTPSMRTARRMALLWGAHAVATKDIGSFEEMIGKGKRMALRHGFSEAGTRLIVLAGVPFGTPGATNLLHVVSVAGDELEKHKG; encoded by the coding sequence ATGTCACGACGCGATCAGTCACGGATCGACCCGCGCGGCCGCAAGGTCAAGATTCTCGCCACCATCGGCCCCGCCAGCCGCTCGCCCGAGATGCTCGAGAAGCTGGTGCGGGCAGGCGCAGATGCCTTCCGCCTCAACATGAGCCACGGCAGCCACGCCGATCACGAGCCGGTGGTCGCCGCGATCCGTGCGCTGGAAAAGCAGTTCGCGCGCCCCATCGCGATCCTTGCGGACTTGCAGGGGCCCAAGCTGCGGGTCGGCACCTTTGCCGAGGGGCAGGCGGTGATCCGCCATTCGGGCCACTTCGTGCTCGACCGGGACGAGACGCCGGGCGATCACAACCGCGTCTGCCTGCCCCATCCCGAGCTGTTCGGGATCATGGAGCGCGGGCAGCGGCTGCTGATCAACGACGGCAAGATCCGCCTGAAGGTGCTCGAGGCGGACGACAGCCGCATCCTGTGCAGCGCCGAGGTGGGCGGGGTGATCTCCGACCGCAAGGGCGTGAACGTGCCCGATGCCGAAGTGCCGATCCCCGCGCTGACCGAGAAAGACCGCCGTGACCTCGCCTTCGCGACCGAACACGGGGCGGACTGGATCGCGCTCTCCTTCGTGCAGCGGCCGGAGGATATCGCCGAAGCGCGCAAGCTGATCGGCCAGCACGGCACCGCGATCTGCGCCAAGATCGAAAAGCCCAAGGCGGTCGACCGGCTGGATTCGATCATCGAACTGGCTGACGGCATCATGGTCGCGCGCGGCGATCTGGGCGTGGAGTTGGAGCCCTACGAAGTGCCGCCGCTCCAGAAGAAGATCGTTAACATGGCGCGCCGCGCGGGCAAGCCGGTGATCGTGGCGACGCAGATGCTCGAATCGATGATCGAGGCCCCGACGCCGACCCGCGCCGAAGTCTCCGACGTTGCCAATGCCGTTTATGACGGGGCCGACGCGGTGATGCTCTCGGCCGAAAGCGCGGCGGGGGCATGGCCCGAGGAATCCGTGGCGATGATGGATCGCATCGCGGTGCAGGTGGAGCGGGACGAGGGTTACAAGGCGCGGGTGCGGATGCTCGACACGCCGCCCGATGCGACCACCTCCGACGCGCTGGCCCATGCCTGCATGACCATCGCCGACACGGTGCCGATCAGCGCGATCACGGTGTTCACCTCCAGCGGATCGACCGCAAGGCGCGTGGCGCGCGAACGGCCTGCGACCCCGGTGCTGGTGCTCACGCCCTCGATGCGCACCGCGCGCCGCATGGCGCTGCTGTGGGGCGCGCACGCGGTCGCCACCAAGGATATCGGCAGCTTTGAGGAGATGATCGGCAAGGGCAAGCGCATGGCGCTGCGCCACGGCTTCAGCGAAGCGGGCACCCGCCTGATCGTGCTCGCCGGGGTGCCCTTCGGAACGCCGGGTGCGACCAACCTGCTCCACGTCGTCAGCGTGGCGGGCGACGAGCTGGAAAAGCACAAGGGCTAG
- a CDS encoding FecR family protein: MADSVVYVAGMEIPMCNLSRLILPLVLLLFGGVPALAQSGGWSVSETKGVVVVIDAKGQRAAKAGTALAPGATVRTEARASAVLVRGREFVTLRQNAQLRIPLPAQQKERGLIQIIQDYGSALFSIGKQKNPHFGVETPYLAAVVKGTTFVITVSEEGASLQVTEGAVETSTLDGGARDLILPGSVAMIAAGDPLRMVVEGEGRRVIDSPARPAGGPPAAAPGAASVQPAAASGQSDGQARGQARIAQAIVSSPGDLGEMSRGFVSGEVTALAAVVAADNTARGNAPAFGNSAGRSDEGNSNSGGNGNGNGNGGGNGGGNGGGNGGGDDGDDGNPGNGNGNGNGNGNGNGNGNGGGGDDGNSGNGNGNGNGNGNGNGNNGNGNGGGGDDGNPGNGNGGGNGNGGGNGNGNGNGGDDGNPGNGNGSGNGNGGGNGNGNGNGGDDGNPGNGNGGGNGNGNGNGNGGGGGNGGNPGRQSFDLGLEARPGADVIRR, encoded by the coding sequence ATGGCTGACTCTGTTGTCTATGTGGCAGGCATGGAGATTCCCATGTGCAACCTGTCTCGCCTGATTCTGCCGCTTGTCCTGCTGCTGTTCGGCGGTGTGCCCGCGCTTGCCCAGAGCGGCGGATGGAGCGTCAGCGAGACCAAGGGGGTCGTCGTGGTGATCGATGCCAAGGGCCAGCGCGCCGCCAAGGCGGGCACCGCGCTCGCGCCCGGAGCGACGGTGCGCACCGAGGCGCGCGCTTCCGCGGTGCTGGTACGCGGGCGCGAATTCGTGACGCTGCGCCAGAACGCCCAGCTGCGCATCCCGCTCCCCGCGCAGCAGAAGGAGCGCGGGCTTATCCAGATCATTCAGGACTATGGCAGCGCGCTATTCAGTATCGGCAAGCAGAAGAACCCGCATTTCGGGGTGGAGACGCCCTATCTGGCGGCGGTGGTGAAGGGCACGACCTTCGTCATCACGGTCAGCGAAGAGGGCGCGAGCCTGCAAGTGACCGAGGGCGCCGTGGAAACCTCCACCCTCGATGGCGGCGCGCGCGATCTGATCCTGCCCGGTTCGGTGGCGATGATTGCAGCGGGCGATCCGCTGCGCATGGTGGTCGAGGGTGAGGGGCGGCGCGTGATCGATTCGCCCGCACGCCCGGCTGGCGGGCCTCCCGCAGCCGCGCCCGGTGCGGCCAGTGTGCAACCGGCGGCGGCTTCGGGCCAGAGCGACGGGCAGGCACGCGGTCAGGCCCGAATCGCGCAGGCGATCGTCAGCAGCCCCGGCGACCTCGGCGAAATGTCGCGCGGGTTTGTCTCGGGCGAAGTGACCGCGCTGGCAGCGGTGGTGGCGGCCGACAACACGGCGCGCGGCAATGCCCCGGCCTTCGGCAACTCCGCCGGACGCAGCGACGAGGGTAACAGCAACAGCGGCGGCAATGGTAACGGAAACGGCAACGGCGGCGGCAACGGCGGCGGCAACGGCGGCGGCAACGGTGGCGGTGACGACGGCGACGACGGTAATCCCGGCAACGGCAACGGCAACGGCAACGGCAACGGCAACGGCAACGGCAACGGCAATGGCGGCGGCGGTGATGACGGCAATTCCGGCAACGGCAACGGAAACGGCAACGGAAACGGAAACGGAAACGGAAACAACGGCAACGGGAACGGCGGCGGCGGCGATGACGGCAATCCCGGCAACGGCAATGGTGGCGGAAACGGCAACGGTGGCGGGAACGGCAACGGAAACGGCAACGGTGGCGATGACGGCAATCCCGGCAACGGCAATGGTAGCGGAAACGGCAACGGTGGCGGGAACGGCAACGGAAACGGCAACGGTGGCGATGACGGCAATCCCGGCAATGGCAATGGTGGCGGCAACGGCAATGGGAACGGCAACGGCAATGGCGGCGGTGGTGGCAACGGGGGCAATCCGGGACGCCAGAGCTTCGACCTCGGTCTGGAAGCACGCCCTGGCGCTGACGTGATCCGCCGCTGA
- the ruvC gene encoding crossover junction endodeoxyribonuclease RuvC has protein sequence MLILGLDPSLSSTGWGVIRSEGARIAHVANGQITTDPKAPMAERLAALAEGLAAVIAAHRPDRAAAEEIFVNKNPQSTLKLAQARGAVLAACGAAGLTVGEHAARLVKKAVTGTGAAEKAQVAAMVKVLLPGVVIAGSDAADALAVAIADAHLGKRP, from the coding sequence GTGCTGATCCTCGGCCTCGACCCCTCGCTGTCCTCTACCGGCTGGGGCGTGATCCGCAGCGAAGGCGCGCGGATCGCCCATGTCGCCAACGGCCAGATCACAACCGACCCGAAAGCCCCGATGGCCGAGCGGCTGGCGGCGCTTGCAGAGGGGCTGGCGGCGGTCATCGCCGCCCACCGCCCCGATCGCGCGGCGGCGGAGGAAATCTTCGTCAACAAGAACCCGCAATCCACGCTGAAGCTGGCACAGGCGCGCGGCGCGGTGCTGGCGGCCTGCGGGGCGGCGGGGCTGACGGTGGGCGAACACGCCGCGCGGCTGGTCAAGAAGGCCGTCACCGGCACCGGAGCGGCGGAAAAGGCGCAGGTCGCGGCGATGGTGAAGGTGCTGCTTCCGGGCGTGGTGATTGCGGGGAGTGATGCGGCCGATGCGCTCGCGGTGGCGATTGCCGACGCGCATCTGGGAAAACGCCCTTGA
- a CDS encoding DUF2312 domain-containing protein → MADNANATDDRLRLLIERIERLEEEKKGIADDIRDVYMEAKAVGYDPKIMRQIVRLRKMKPDDRSEQDMLLETYKNALGMG, encoded by the coding sequence ATGGCCGACAACGCCAATGCCACCGACGACCGCCTGCGCCTGCTGATCGAGCGCATCGAACGCCTCGAGGAAGAAAAGAAGGGCATCGCCGACGATATCCGCGACGTCTACATGGAAGCCAAGGCAGTCGGCTACGATCCCAAGATCATGCGCCAGATCGTGCGCCTCAGGAAAATGAAGCCCGACGACCGCAGCGAGCAGGACATGCTGCTCGAAACCTACAAGAACGCGCTCGGGATGGGTTGA
- a CDS encoding glycerophosphodiester phosphodiesterase family protein produces the protein MSKPRLILAALLAAASPALAQGDGMLIIAHRGASAERPEHTLAAYERAIDQGADYIEPDLVATKDLVLVSRHENELSGTTDVARREEFEDRRREKTIDGRRVAGWFAEDFTLAELRTLRAKERIPSLRPANARFDGLYQVPTLADIVALVRAKEAETGRRIGLYPELKHPTFLLQTEGIDLVDLLLREFGALGITPQDPVFIQSFEIAPLQRLKQRGGGFRLVQLVKPEDGPADEPAMRYAEMVTPTGLAEVAKYADALGAQIDMVLAPDGTPTSLVADAEAAGLDVHAWTVRPENDFLPPMLRTGDDPKGKGCGDVKLAELLKAAGVAGVFSDGPLKGRSCP, from the coding sequence ATGTCTAAGCCACGCCTGATCCTTGCCGCGCTGCTGGCGGCGGCCTCTCCGGCGCTGGCGCAGGGAGACGGGATGCTGATCATCGCCCATCGCGGCGCGAGTGCCGAGCGGCCCGAGCACACCCTCGCCGCCTACGAGCGCGCGATCGACCAGGGCGCGGATTATATCGAGCCCGATCTGGTCGCGACCAAGGATCTTGTGCTGGTCTCGCGCCACGAGAACGAGCTTTCGGGCACCACCGATGTCGCGCGCCGCGAGGAATTCGAGGATCGCCGCCGCGAAAAGACCATCGACGGGCGGCGGGTCGCAGGCTGGTTCGCCGAAGACTTCACCCTCGCCGAACTGCGCACCCTGCGCGCGAAGGAGCGCATCCCATCGCTGCGCCCTGCCAATGCGCGGTTCGACGGGCTGTATCAGGTGCCGACGCTGGCCGACATCGTCGCGCTGGTGCGCGCCAAGGAGGCCGAGACGGGCCGGCGCATCGGCCTCTATCCAGAACTGAAGCACCCCACGTTCCTGCTCCAGACCGAAGGCATCGACCTTGTCGACCTGCTGCTGCGCGAATTCGGCGCGCTTGGCATCACTCCGCAAGACCCGGTGTTCATCCAGAGCTTCGAGATCGCGCCGCTCCAGCGCCTCAAACAGCGCGGCGGCGGGTTCAGGCTGGTGCAGCTGGTCAAGCCCGAAGATGGCCCGGCGGACGAGCCCGCGATGCGCTATGCCGAGATGGTGACGCCCACGGGGCTGGCAGAGGTGGCGAAATATGCCGACGCGCTGGGAGCGCAGATCGACATGGTGCTCGCCCCCGATGGCACGCCGACATCGCTGGTGGCGGATGCCGAGGCGGCGGGGCTCGATGTCCACGCCTGGACGGTGCGTCCGGAGAACGACTTCCTGCCCCCGATGCTGCGCACGGGCGATGACCCCAAGGGCAAGGGCTGCGGCGATGTGAAACTGGCGGAGCTGCTCAAGGCGGCGGGCGTGGCGGGCGTGTTCAGCGACGGGCCGCTGAAGGGCCGCAGCTGCCCCTGA
- a CDS encoding CPBP family glutamic-type intramembrane protease, whose amino-acid sequence MDDFTGNVGNGGAGLTPDDADDARARVAQAMTLRDRLADVGRFVLRPSYVAQPMAWGRAAALALLAVFALDLLVDALVSELSLAWDDQADFLPLPLEVEMTLAENLFEFLVFAPIMEELAFRGWLTGRTAALRFGAYGIAAMGLLTVSAFAVEQYANSMALAAIAIAFAGLIHWLATRDRDTAVPTWFARHFHWFVWGSTLLFGLIHLGNYEPLAHPLGLLVVLPQTIGGLLLAYTRTRLGLRAAVAHHAAYNAIFLASDYGWW is encoded by the coding sequence TTGGACGACTTCACCGGAAATGTTGGAAATGGTGGCGCGGGCCTTACTCCGGACGACGCGGACGATGCAAGGGCGCGCGTGGCGCAGGCGATGACCCTGCGCGATCGGCTGGCGGACGTGGGGCGCTTCGTTCTGCGGCCGAGCTATGTGGCGCAGCCGATGGCGTGGGGACGGGCGGCGGCGCTGGCGCTGCTGGCGGTGTTCGCGCTCGATCTGCTGGTTGACGCGCTGGTGAGCGAACTTAGCCTTGCGTGGGATGACCAGGCGGATTTTCTGCCATTGCCGCTTGAAGTCGAAATGACCTTGGCCGAAAATCTGTTCGAATTTCTGGTTTTTGCGCCAATCATGGAAGAACTGGCATTCAGGGGCTGGTTGACCGGGCGGACCGCGGCGCTGCGGTTTGGTGCGTACGGTATTGCGGCGATGGGCTTACTGACGGTCAGTGCATTTGCTGTTGAGCAATACGCCAACTCGATGGCGCTGGCGGCGATTGCGATAGCTTTTGCCGGACTGATCCACTGGCTAGCCACGCGCGATAGGGACACCGCTGTGCCCACATGGTTCGCCCGACATTTTCACTGGTTCGTCTGGGGATCGACTTTGCTGTTCGGCCTCATCCACCTCGGCAATTACGAGCCGTTGGCGCATCCGCTCGGTCTACTGGTCGTGCTGCCGCAGACGATCGGCGGGCTGCTGCTCGCCTACACCCGCACCCGGCTGGGCCTGCGCGCTGCGGTGGCGCACCACGCGGCCTACAACGCAATCTTTCTAGCGAGCGACTACGGGTGGTGGTAA
- a CDS encoding AAA family ATPase: protein MTKRGILLGKFMPPHAGHLALIRAARALVDELTVLVCWLPDDPIAGETRLAWMRELAPDCRVAGHGEVVPQAPEESPDFWPIWRGIVGAVHPEPIDYLFAGEDYGAELARQVGGLFVPLGGRVLGLSDDPVAGLSASAIRADPAAHWPYLPKPVQAHYRRTVCLHGAESTGKTTLAAALARETGALTVGEYGRSHCEAHRDPLTLDDLLLIGRAQTAMIAAAADWAGPLLIADTDALMTAAWTEMLLGTRPAELMAAPKADLYLLLEPDLPWVDDGTRFFSDPADRHRFARIVSQVLVDARVPFVRIAGQGNERLAAALGALNV, encoded by the coding sequence ATGACGAAACGCGGCATCCTGCTCGGCAAGTTCATGCCGCCGCACGCGGGGCACCTTGCGCTGATCCGCGCTGCCCGCGCGCTGGTGGACGAGCTGACGGTGCTGGTCTGCTGGCTGCCGGACGACCCCATTGCGGGCGAGACGCGGCTGGCGTGGATGCGCGAACTCGCGCCCGATTGCCGCGTCGCCGGGCATGGCGAAGTGGTGCCGCAGGCTCCGGAAGAATCGCCCGATTTCTGGCCCATCTGGCGCGGGATCGTCGGTGCCGTGCATCCCGAACCCATCGACTACCTGTTCGCCGGCGAGGATTACGGCGCAGAGCTGGCGCGGCAAGTCGGCGGGCTGTTCGTGCCATTGGGAGGCCGGGTGCTGGGGCTGTCAGACGATCCGGTCGCGGGGCTTTCCGCCAGCGCCATTCGGGCCGATCCGGCGGCGCATTGGCCTTACCTCCCCAAGCCCGTGCAGGCGCATTACCGCCGCACCGTCTGCCTCCACGGCGCGGAGAGCACCGGCAAGACCACCCTCGCCGCCGCGCTCGCCAGAGAGACCGGCGCGCTCACCGTCGGCGAATATGGCCGCAGCCATTGCGAGGCGCACCGCGATCCGCTCACGCTCGATGATCTGCTGCTGATCGGCCGCGCCCAGACCGCGATGATCGCCGCCGCCGCCGACTGGGCCGGGCCGCTGCTGATTGCCGACACCGACGCGCTGATGACCGCCGCGTGGACCGAGATGCTGCTGGGCACCCGCCCCGCCGAGCTGATGGCCGCACCCAAGGCCGACCTCTACCTGCTGCTCGAACCCGATCTACCCTGGGTGGATGATGGCACGCGCTTCTTCAGCGACCCGGCAGACCGTCACAGGTTTGCAAGGATCGTTAGCCAAGTGCTTGTCGATGCCCGCGTGCCCTTCGTGCGGATCGCCGGGCAGGGCAACGAACGGCTCGCCGCCGCATTGGGAGCATTGAATGTCTAA
- a CDS encoding ShlB/FhaC/HecB family hemolysin secretion/activation protein: protein MKTSRSVKVCAFGCLLLATPLAAQDSLDRTNPGAQVDRDEEPPKDSAPIRLDLRPVLDGAAAEPVGETLDVGAIVIDGLTVLDRASFAEVIEPFAGRPLDRVELARLTDAIAARARAEGYLLATAWIPEQTLTGGTLRVRIDEGTIDAVRIEGSDDPAIRRQLETLVGPAPVTLTQLQRAVLLADDLPGVWIRSTRFARDGTRRVLVVDAGRSDASGNVQVATDGTKPLGPVRARIAFDANGLISPRDRVDLSVSMTPFEPDELAFFSARYSVIVNDAGTSVGTFGSYSRTEPGAYLAARELQGRGWQTGLRLRHPLMRTQARSLWLEASGELQDLRQNASGALARHDRIALARLGFYGFGPLAGGTLQGRATVSQGLPVLGATRADDPLASRFDAVPDFTTLSWWLNWRRGIAPRVSLSLASTGQLSTAPLLVGESFALGGNSFLRGYDFAQRVGDEGVAGSAELRYDWPRALGAARHVQLYAFADGGTVSNLGTGVGGGTLASSGAGLRTDITRDLDLDFEVAVPLIEDRYDTGDNSPRLNLRVSQSF, encoded by the coding sequence ATGAAAACATCGCGTTCGGTTAAGGTCTGTGCATTCGGCTGCCTGCTGCTGGCGACTCCGCTGGCGGCGCAGGATTCGCTCGACCGCACCAACCCGGGCGCGCAGGTCGACCGCGACGAGGAACCCCCGAAAGACTCCGCCCCGATTCGGCTCGATCTGCGGCCCGTGCTTGATGGCGCTGCGGCCGAACCGGTCGGCGAGACGCTCGATGTCGGCGCGATCGTGATCGACGGGCTGACGGTGCTCGACCGGGCGAGTTTCGCCGAGGTCATCGAACCCTTTGCCGGACGCCCGCTCGACCGTGTGGAGCTTGCCCGGCTGACCGATGCCATCGCCGCCCGTGCGCGCGCGGAGGGCTATCTCCTCGCCACCGCATGGATCCCCGAACAGACGCTCACCGGCGGAACGCTGCGGGTGCGGATCGACGAGGGCACGATCGACGCGGTGCGGATCGAAGGCAGCGACGATCCGGCGATCCGCCGCCAGCTCGAAACGCTGGTCGGCCCCGCGCCCGTCACCCTCACGCAGTTGCAGCGCGCGGTGCTGCTGGCGGACGATCTGCCCGGCGTGTGGATCCGCTCCACCCGCTTCGCGCGCGACGGCACCCGCCGCGTGCTGGTGGTCGATGCCGGGCGCAGCGATGCCAGCGGCAATGTGCAGGTTGCCACCGATGGCACCAAGCCGCTGGGCCCGGTGCGGGCGCGAATCGCCTTCGATGCCAACGGGCTGATCTCCCCGCGCGACCGGGTCGACCTCAGCGTGTCGATGACCCCGTTCGAACCGGACGAGCTGGCCTTCTTCAGCGCGCGCTACTCGGTGATCGTCAACGATGCCGGCACCAGTGTCGGCACGTTCGGTTCCTATTCCCGGACAGAGCCCGGCGCCTATCTCGCCGCGCGCGAATTGCAGGGTCGTGGCTGGCAGACGGGCCTGCGCCTGCGCCACCCGCTGATGCGCACGCAGGCGCGCAGCCTGTGGCTGGAGGCGAGCGGCGAGTTGCAGGATCTGCGCCAGAATGCCTCCGGCGCACTCGCCCGGCATGACCGGATCGCGCTCGCCCGGCTCGGTTTCTACGGCTTCGGCCCGCTCGCGGGTGGCACGCTGCAAGGGCGGGCGACGGTGAGCCAGGGCCTGCCGGTGCTGGGTGCGACCCGCGCCGACGATCCGCTCGCCTCGCGCTTCGACGCGGTGCCCGACTTCACCACGCTGTCATGGTGGCTGAACTGGCGGCGCGGCATCGCCCCGCGGGTAAGCCTTTCGCTGGCGAGCACCGGCCAGCTTTCCACCGCACCGCTGTTGGTCGGCGAAAGCTTTGCGCTGGGCGGCAACAGCTTCCTGCGCGGCTATGATTTCGCCCAGCGCGTCGGCGACGAGGGCGTCGCGGGCTCGGCCGAGCTGCGCTATGACTGGCCTCGGGCGCTGGGGGCCGCGCGCCATGTGCAGCTCTATGCCTTTGCCGATGGCGGGACGGTATCGAACCTCGGCACGGGGGTCGGCGGCGGAACGCTCGCATCGAGCGGCGCGGGCCTGCGCACCGACATCACCCGCGATCTCGACCTCGATTTCGAAGTCGCCGTGCCGCTGATCGAGGACCGCTACGACACCGGCGACAATTCGCCGCGGCTGAACCTGAGGGTCAGCCAGTCGTTCTGA
- a CDS encoding heavy metal-binding domain-containing protein — protein MASPWRDSRGITVSTTPTLEGRPIQDYLGIVTGEVIVGANVFRDLFANIRDIVGGRSGSYERILADARKQAIEELQAEAASLGGNAVVGVDLDYEVIGANGSMLMVSASGTAVRV, from the coding sequence ATGGCATCCCCCTGGAGAGATTCGCGCGGCATCACCGTCAGCACCACCCCGACGCTCGAGGGGCGTCCGATTCAGGACTACCTCGGCATCGTCACCGGCGAAGTGATCGTCGGCGCGAACGTGTTCCGCGATCTGTTTGCCAATATCCGCGACATCGTCGGCGGGCGCTCGGGGAGCTATGAACGCATCCTCGCCGATGCGCGCAAGCAGGCGATCGAGGAGTTGCAGGCCGAAGCCGCATCGCTGGGCGGCAATGCCGTGGTCGGCGTCGATCTCGATTACGAGGTAATCGGCGCCAACGGCTCGATGCTGATGGTGTCGGCGAGCGGGACTGCGGTGAGGGTCTGA
- the pnuC gene encoding nicotinamide riboside transporter PnuC — protein sequence MGRRARLTPIRMNPLEIIAVALGIANVGLLVRRSIWNYPFGMAMVALYFVIFREARLYGEAGLQVFFFVVQGWGWWLWARAGGLAQMVSVSWMDWRARGISLALVAASSLGIGWAMARFTDAALPYADATIAGASVVAQVLLALRRVENWALWIAIDVLSIGVYLNRELYLTVGLYVVFLALATAGLVQWAKAARDGEAIAA from the coding sequence ATGGGCCGCCGCGCTCGGCTGACCCCAATCCGCATGAACCCGCTGGAAATCATCGCCGTTGCGCTGGGCATCGCCAATGTCGGCCTGCTGGTGCGGCGGAGCATTTGGAATTACCCCTTCGGCATGGCGATGGTGGCGCTCTATTTCGTCATCTTCCGCGAAGCGCGGCTCTATGGCGAGGCGGGGTTGCAGGTGTTCTTTTTCGTCGTGCAGGGCTGGGGCTGGTGGCTGTGGGCGCGCGCCGGGGGGCTGGCGCAGATGGTGAGCGTGAGCTGGATGGACTGGCGGGCGCGGGGTATATCGCTGGCGCTGGTCGCCGCATCGAGCCTCGGCATCGGGTGGGCGATGGCGCGCTTCACCGACGCTGCGTTGCCCTATGCCGATGCGACCATCGCGGGGGCGAGCGTGGTGGCGCAGGTGCTGCTGGCGTTGCGCCGGGTGGAGAACTGGGCGCTGTGGATCGCGATCGATGTGCTGTCGATCGGGGTCTATCTCAACCGCGAGCTTTACCTCACCGTCGGGCTCTATGTGGTGTTCCTCGCGCTCGCCACTGCGGGCCTCGTCCAGTGGGCGAAGGCGGCGCGCGACGGTGAGGCGATCGCCGCATGA
- a CDS encoding YebC/PmpR family DNA-binding transcriptional regulator, producing the protein MAGHSKFKNIMHRKGAQDKKRAAMFSKLSREITVAAKMGMPDPDMNPRLRLAVNAAKAQSMPKDNIQRAIDKAAQAGGEDYSEMRYEGYGPGGVALIVEALTDNRNRTATNVRTAFSKNGGNLGSEGSVSHGFERRGLIEYSASVGDEEKVLEAAIEAGADDVESSEDGHTIWTAAEDLHGVAGELEKVLGPADNVKLAWKPSLTVDVDEATATTLMKLIDTLDDDDDVQTVWGNYEISDEVMEKLG; encoded by the coding sequence ATGGCAGGCCATTCCAAGTTCAAGAACATCATGCATCGCAAGGGCGCGCAGGACAAGAAACGCGCGGCGATGTTCTCCAAGCTTTCGCGCGAGATCACCGTGGCGGCCAAGATGGGCATGCCCGATCCCGACATGAACCCGCGCCTGCGCCTCGCGGTCAATGCGGCCAAGGCGCAGTCGATGCCCAAGGACAACATCCAGCGCGCCATCGACAAGGCCGCGCAGGCGGGCGGCGAGGATTACAGCGAAATGCGCTACGAGGGCTATGGCCCGGGCGGCGTGGCGCTGATCGTCGAGGCGCTGACCGACAACCGCAACCGCACCGCGACCAATGTGCGCACCGCCTTTTCCAAGAACGGCGGGAACCTCGGCAGCGAGGGCTCGGTCAGCCACGGCTTCGAACGGCGCGGGCTGATCGAATATTCGGCCAGCGTGGGCGACGAGGAAAAGGTGCTCGAAGCCGCGATCGAGGCGGGCGCGGATGATGTCGAAAGCTCGGAAGACGGCCACACCATCTGGACCGCCGCCGAAGACCTGCACGGCGTGGCGGGCGAGCTCGAAAAGGTGCTCGGCCCGGCGGACAATGTGAAGCTGGCGTGGAAGCCCTCGCTCACCGTCGACGTCGACGAGGCGACCGCGACCACGCTGATGAAGCTGATCGACACGCTCGACGATGACGACGACGTGCAGACCGTTTGGGGCAATTACGAAATCTCCGACGAGGTGATGGAGAAGCTGGGCTGA